The following are from one region of the Rhodopirellula sp. P2 genome:
- a CDS encoding TMEM14 family protein, with the protein MDFPVIVTAIFGAFVVFGGGMGYVKAKSKASLIAGSITGGLLLLSAFLLSRGITAGAILAIVVSILLIGQFGPSLRKKFKVMPNLLVVILGFITIGTLVFSFFR; encoded by the coding sequence GTGGACTTTCCGGTAATCGTGACAGCAATCTTTGGAGCTTTTGTCGTCTTTGGAGGAGGGATGGGCTATGTCAAAGCGAAAAGCAAAGCTTCGTTGATCGCGGGCAGCATCACCGGTGGGCTGCTCCTGCTCTCGGCGTTCTTGCTGTCCAGAGGCATCACTGCAGGGGCAATTTTAGCGATCGTTGTATCGATCCTGTTGATCGGTCAGTTTGGCCCTTCGTTGCGGAAGAAGTTCAAGGTGATGCCCAACCTGCTGGTCGTGATTCTCGGATTCATCACCATCGGCACCTTGGTTTTCAGTTTCTTCCGGTAG
- a CDS encoding nitroreductase family protein produces MQVQDAIFQRRSIKAFAPAHQLTDAEEKELLEATIQSPTSFNIQHWRFVILRDQDLRAKIRKEHGNDQSQITDASLLVLFTADTKAWEKEPSRYWVNVPTEISEMIVDWMGSFHQGREWLQRDEAQRSIGMAMQTMMLAAQGMGYQSCPMIGFDIEAVAKLIHLPDDHVMGPMVAIGKGTKEPWPKPGQLSLEALVVENSFPLSE; encoded by the coding sequence ATGCAAGTCCAAGACGCCATCTTCCAACGCCGATCCATCAAGGCATTCGCCCCCGCTCATCAGCTCACCGATGCGGAAGAAAAAGAACTGCTGGAAGCCACCATCCAGTCCCCGACCAGCTTCAACATTCAACACTGGCGATTCGTGATCCTGCGTGACCAGGATCTGCGAGCCAAGATTCGCAAGGAACACGGGAACGACCAGTCACAAATCACGGACGCCTCGTTATTGGTGCTGTTCACCGCGGACACCAAAGCCTGGGAGAAAGAACCTTCTCGCTACTGGGTGAACGTCCCGACTGAAATCTCCGAGATGATCGTCGACTGGATGGGATCCTTCCACCAAGGCCGCGAGTGGCTTCAGCGTGACGAAGCTCAACGCTCGATCGGCATGGCAATGCAAACGATGATGCTGGCAGCCCAAGGCATGGGCTATCAATCGTGCCCGATGATCGGCTTTGACATTGAAGCGGTCGCCAAGCTGATCCATCTTCCCGACGACCACGTCATGGGGCCCATGGTCGCGATCGGCAAAGGCACCAAAGAACCGTGGCCCAAACCAGGGCAACTCAGCCTGGAAGCGCTGGTCGTAGAAAATAGTTTTCCACTCAGTGAGTGA
- a CDS encoding cation diffusion facilitator family transporter, producing MSELHDSPYREATHAAVLGLAINLLLATVKLIAGLAGNSFALLSDAANSIGDVITSCVVLFAIRVAQKPADAEHPYGHTRIEAVAGSNVAVLIIVSAVWIGWEAIRRFSQPHPIPPMWTLWIAGGNVLVKELLYRYKIRIGRRTGSLAIIAGAWDHRSDAICSLAVLIGLATIRIGGPQYIWADEVASLVVVAAILWTAINLLRQSTHELMDAQADEEVVDDMRIVLLRVQGVLGVEKFRVRKSGLEYFADVHIQVAPNETVAAGHLIGHQAKEQLMEAFPVLRDVLVHLEPYLAEPSSSLMAQDATP from the coding sequence GTGAGTGAACTTCACGATTCGCCTTACCGCGAAGCCACCCACGCCGCCGTCTTAGGGTTGGCCATCAACCTCTTGTTGGCCACTGTAAAGCTGATTGCTGGATTAGCAGGGAATTCGTTTGCGTTGTTGTCCGACGCGGCGAATTCGATCGGCGATGTCATCACATCTTGCGTGGTGCTGTTCGCGATTCGTGTCGCACAGAAACCTGCTGACGCGGAGCATCCTTATGGGCACACGCGAATCGAAGCGGTGGCCGGATCGAATGTCGCGGTGCTCATCATCGTTTCCGCAGTCTGGATTGGTTGGGAAGCGATCCGTCGCTTCTCGCAACCGCATCCCATTCCACCGATGTGGACGCTGTGGATTGCAGGAGGGAATGTTCTGGTGAAAGAACTGTTGTACCGCTACAAAATTCGAATCGGTCGCCGAACCGGTTCGCTCGCTATCATCGCGGGCGCCTGGGACCACCGCAGCGACGCGATTTGTTCCTTGGCAGTCTTGATCGGACTCGCCACCATCCGAATCGGCGGTCCGCAGTACATTTGGGCGGACGAAGTCGCATCGCTGGTCGTGGTGGCCGCCATCTTATGGACCGCGATCAATTTGCTTCGCCAGAGCACCCACGAACTGATGGACGCCCAAGCGGACGAGGAAGTCGTCGACGATATGCGAATCGTCCTGCTTCGAGTTCAAGGCGTGTTGGGTGTCGAGAAATTCAGGGTTCGCAAGTCTGGCCTCGAATACTTTGCCGACGTGCACATTCAGGTCGCCCCAAACGAAACGGTTGCCGCCGGTCACCTGATTGGACACCAAGCGAAAGAGCAGCTGATGGAAGCCTTTCCGGTTCTACGAGACGTGCTGGTTCATCTCGAACCCTATCTCGCAGAGCCGTCCAGTTCGCTGATGGCGCAGGATGCAACTCCATGA